A window of the Bacteroides thetaiotaomicron VPI-5482 genome harbors these coding sequences:
- a CDS encoding zinc-dependent metalloprotease has translation MRMYVKVMAAVIACILLSGEAYSALATTPATENLSWFKKKKKKNSEEERVKSDYEKLVEGSSVKKGMFAVYQKKNDYYFEVPTSLLGRDLLVVNKLQRVPAELNDAGVNRGVNYENQMICMEWDKATGKLMFRQQRPLPLAPQTDAIFRSVKDNFISPLIAAFKIEAVNQDSTALVIKINDIYDGTETSINNVFTNINLGTSAIKNLSRILSVKSFPNNVVATSELTTKVTEGTTSVYVTVEVSSSILLLPETPMMGRFDNQKIGYFTNPLLSFSDAQQRTDKKQFITRWRMEPKPEDREAYLKGKVVEPAKPIVFYIDNSTPYQWRKYIKRGIEDWQIAFEKAGFKNAIIAIEVTDSMEIDMDDVNYSVLTYAASEKKNAMGPSLLDPRSGEILEADIMWWHNVLSMVSEWITVQTGTVCPEARSVQLPDSLLGDAIRFVACHEVGHSLGLRHNMMGSAAFPTDSLRSATFTSRLNSTASSIMDYARFNYIAQPGDGVKVLSPHIGPYDIFAIEYGYRWYGKNSPEEEKDILFDFLSKHTDRLYKYSEAQDVRDAVDPRAQNEDLGDDPVRSSLLGIDNLKRIVPQILQWTTTGEKGQTYEEASRLYYAIINQWNNYLYHVLANIGGIYIENTVIGDGVQTYTFVEKEKQQASLKFLTDEVLTYPKWLFDTEVGKYTYLLRNTPVGQQENAPTQILKNAQAYILWDLLGNTRLMRMIENESVNGKKAFTVVELMDGLHKNIFGITERGGIPNVMERSLQKNFLDALLTAAAEPEAVKINKKIADDHFLLDHATPFCSCYAAEQRSLRQEDKMGAHRVLNFYGSQLNRISDAISVKRGELLRIKKLLQSRLGTSDTATRYHYEDMILRINTALGIK, from the coding sequence ATGAGAATGTATGTAAAGGTAATGGCAGCGGTCATTGCATGTATATTGCTGAGTGGAGAAGCGTACTCAGCACTTGCAACTACCCCTGCTACAGAAAATCTGAGTTGGTTCAAAAAGAAAAAGAAAAAAAATTCAGAAGAAGAGAGAGTAAAAAGCGACTACGAGAAATTAGTGGAAGGCAGCAGTGTTAAAAAAGGGATGTTTGCCGTTTATCAAAAAAAGAACGATTATTATTTTGAGGTTCCCACATCATTGCTAGGGCGCGATTTACTTGTTGTCAACAAGTTACAACGAGTACCGGCTGAATTGAACGATGCTGGAGTAAACCGGGGTGTAAATTATGAAAATCAAATGATTTGCATGGAATGGGACAAAGCAACCGGGAAACTGATGTTCCGCCAACAACGCCCGTTACCTCTGGCTCCTCAGACGGATGCTATTTTCCGTTCGGTTAAGGACAATTTTATATCACCGCTTATTGCCGCATTCAAGATAGAGGCTGTCAATCAGGACTCTACAGCATTGGTGATCAAGATCAACGACATCTATGACGGTACGGAAACCAGCATTAATAATGTATTTACCAATATCAATCTGGGAACATCGGCTATTAAAAATCTATCACGTATCTTATCCGTGAAATCCTTTCCGAACAATGTAGTTGCCACTTCCGAGCTAACTACTAAAGTGACGGAAGGAACAACAAGCGTATATGTAACGGTAGAAGTCAGTTCTTCTATCCTTCTGCTACCTGAAACTCCAATGATGGGACGTTTTGATAATCAGAAAATAGGTTATTTCACCAATCCGCTATTGAGTTTCAGCGATGCACAGCAAAGAACGGATAAAAAGCAGTTTATCACCCGTTGGCGTATGGAACCCAAACCGGAAGACCGGGAGGCTTACCTGAAAGGAAAGGTGGTAGAACCCGCCAAACCAATCGTATTCTATATTGACAATTCCACACCTTATCAATGGCGCAAATATATAAAAAGAGGTATTGAAGACTGGCAGATCGCTTTTGAAAAAGCCGGATTCAAGAATGCAATCATCGCCATTGAAGTTACCGATAGTATGGAAATAGATATGGATGACGTGAACTATTCCGTACTGACCTACGCAGCTTCAGAAAAGAAGAATGCGATGGGACCTTCTTTGTTAGACCCCCGTTCCGGAGAGATTCTGGAAGCAGACATCATGTGGTGGCACAATGTGCTCTCTATGGTAAGCGAATGGATTACAGTACAGACCGGAACTGTTTGCCCGGAAGCACGCAGCGTGCAGTTGCCGGATTCACTATTGGGTGATGCTATCCGCTTTGTTGCCTGCCACGAGGTAGGGCACTCTTTGGGATTGCGTCACAACATGATGGGATCGGCAGCGTTCCCAACTGATTCCTTACGTTCCGCAACGTTCACTTCCCGATTAAATTCCACCGCTTCTTCTATTATGGACTATGCCCGCTTCAACTACATAGCCCAACCGGGAGATGGCGTGAAGGTTCTTTCCCCGCATATCGGTCCTTACGATATCTTTGCCATCGAATATGGATATCGCTGGTACGGAAAAAATAGTCCGGAAGAAGAAAAAGATATCTTATTTGATTTCCTGAGCAAGCATACCGACCGTCTTTATAAATATAGTGAAGCACAGGATGTACGTGATGCCGTTGATCCACGTGCACAGAATGAAGATTTAGGCGATGATCCCGTACGTTCTTCCTTACTTGGCATTGACAACCTGAAACGCATCGTTCCGCAAATCCTTCAATGGACTACTACCGGAGAAAAAGGGCAGACTTACGAAGAAGCCTCACGCCTCTATTACGCAATTATCAATCAATGGAACAACTATCTGTATCACGTACTGGCCAACATTGGTGGCATCTATATCGAAAATACAGTCATAGGAGATGGTGTACAGACCTACACATTCGTTGAGAAAGAGAAGCAACAGGCTTCCTTGAAGTTTCTGACAGATGAAGTACTGACTTATCCTAAATGGTTGTTCGATACGGAAGTAGGAAAATATACCTATTTGCTCCGTAACACCCCGGTTGGACAACAAGAAAACGCCCCGACGCAGATACTGAAGAATGCACAAGCCTACATCCTTTGGGACTTGCTTGGCAACACCCGTCTGATGCGTATGATTGAAAATGAATCAGTCAATGGAAAAAAAGCGTTTACCGTAGTGGAACTAATGGACGGACTCCACAAGAATATTTTCGGCATTACCGAACGAGGAGGTATTCCCAATGTGATGGAACGCTCTTTGCAAAAAAACTTTCTGGATGCATTACTCACAGCTGCCGCAGAGCCCGAAGCTGTGAAAATCAATAAAAAGATTGCAGACGATCATTTCTTGCTCGATCATGCCACTCCTTTCTGCAGCTGCTATGCGGCCGAACAACGTTCGCTCCGACAGGAAGATAAAATGGGAGCTCACCGAGTTCTCAACTTCTACGGCAGCCAACTGAATCGTATCTCGGATGCAATATCCGTGAAACGCGGAGAGTTACTGCGGATTAAGAAATTATTGCAGAGCCGCCTCGGAACGTCTGATACAGCAACACGTTATCATTACGAAGATATGATTTTACGTATCAATACAGCTTTAGGTATTAAATAA
- a CDS encoding SusC/RagA family TonB-linked outer membrane protein: protein MNKKHLCIIICFLVNALAMASAANRTITGVVISGEDNEPLIGASVYVHTDELKKAGASQTSLGTITDIDGKFSLSVPDKVTRIHCSYIGFEEQVIVLQGDKKSYRIVLQTSAHTLGDVVVTGYQTLERRKLTAAISKVEVSDAMVGAAKSIDQALTGQIAGVSVTNTSGAPGSPAKIRIRGTASMNGTQDPLWVLDGIPLEGTDIPKMDNKSSDNDIVNIGQSSIAGLSPNDIESITILKDAAATAIYGARAANGVIVVTTKRGKTGKPVVNFNTKLTYTPNLETSRLNLLNSEEKVNLELQMMKEAPFNKWGFYPIPVYSEKGGVAAILKQYNLMDIYREKGWEGLTPEAQNAINRLKSINTDWNDILFRDAITQEYNISISGGSEKVTYYNSLGYTLENGNIPGVSLSRFNLTSKTSYQINKLLKVGVSIFANRRKNTTFLTDTYGLTNPVYYSRIANPYFEPFDNNNNYLYDYDVVTGSIPDLLQGYNILEERENTSNKSVTTAINSIFDIELRFNDQWKVTSQVGVQWDQLSREEYAGTNSFNLRNQRENSAYYKGNDRIYLIPEGGMLKSTNSTTSQITWKVQGEYKNTFNDIHNIQIMAGSEIRKNWYENQASTGYGYDPKTLTFKNLEFRDSKQANEWKLKTKSFKENAFASFYANGSYTLMDCYTLGGSVRMDGSDLFGVDKKYRYLPIYSVSGLWRISNEPLINQFKWIDNLALRLSYGLQGNIDKNTSPFIVGTYGNISILPGSNEESITINSAPNSKLRWEKTASYNTGIDFSVFNQAINLSVDYYYRKGTDLIGNKMLPLENGFTSMAVNWASMKNQGIEINLQTRNIATKDFSWYTSFNFAYNKNKVLKVMTEKDQVTPSLEGYPVGAIFTLKTKGIKSETGQIYIENKDGEAVTIEELFQMADKGNLDGEYSIGVDKETERGFYSYAGTSDAPYTGGFMNTFNYRNWELNLNFSYNLGAHVKTDPTYYIADPDPGRNMNRDILDRWTPENKNGKFPALTSLNTNPADYYLFSTRRDLYKSLDIWVKKLSYIRLQNIRLAYHFPSEWLHKLNIGGATVGLEARNLFVFGSSYKNYMDPESMSNLYSTPVPKSVTFNLSLNF, encoded by the coding sequence ATGAATAAAAAACATCTTTGCATTATTATATGCTTCCTTGTTAACGCACTGGCAATGGCCAGTGCGGCTAATCGCACTATCACCGGGGTAGTAATCTCCGGTGAAGATAACGAACCGTTGATTGGTGCTTCGGTCTACGTTCATACGGATGAACTGAAAAAGGCAGGAGCATCCCAGACATCGCTAGGTACTATTACAGATATCGATGGTAAATTCTCTCTTTCCGTTCCGGATAAAGTAACCCGTATTCATTGTAGCTACATCGGATTTGAAGAACAAGTTATAGTTCTTCAGGGCGACAAAAAAAGCTACCGAATCGTACTTCAAACTTCAGCACATACATTGGGAGATGTAGTTGTAACAGGATATCAAACCCTAGAACGTAGAAAATTAACAGCTGCGATCTCTAAAGTTGAAGTTTCGGATGCTATGGTAGGTGCTGCAAAAAGTATTGACCAGGCGCTGACAGGTCAAATAGCCGGTGTATCCGTAACAAACACTTCCGGTGCACCAGGATCACCTGCCAAAATTCGTATTCGTGGTACTGCATCAATGAACGGAACACAAGACCCATTGTGGGTACTGGATGGAATTCCTCTGGAAGGAACAGATATTCCCAAAATGGACAATAAATCTTCTGATAATGATATTGTCAACATCGGTCAATCATCAATCGCCGGATTAAGTCCAAACGATATCGAAAGCATTACCATACTGAAAGATGCAGCAGCAACCGCCATTTATGGTGCTCGCGCTGCTAATGGTGTAATTGTAGTTACTACAAAAAGAGGTAAAACAGGAAAGCCTGTTGTCAATTTTAATACAAAATTAACCTATACTCCTAATTTGGAGACCTCCCGCCTTAATCTCCTAAATTCTGAGGAAAAAGTAAACTTGGAACTTCAAATGATGAAAGAAGCACCTTTCAATAAATGGGGATTTTATCCGATACCTGTATATTCAGAAAAAGGAGGAGTAGCGGCTATATTAAAACAATACAATCTAATGGATATTTATCGGGAGAAAGGCTGGGAAGGGCTTACTCCTGAAGCTCAAAACGCAATCAACCGTTTAAAAAGTATTAATACTGATTGGAATGATATACTATTCAGAGATGCCATTACTCAAGAATATAATATCAGCATTTCCGGAGGTAGCGAAAAGGTGACTTATTATAACTCCCTTGGCTACACTCTCGAAAACGGGAATATTCCGGGAGTAAGCTTAAGTCGTTTTAATCTGACGAGCAAAACTTCTTATCAAATCAATAAATTACTGAAAGTAGGTGTTTCTATTTTTGCAAATAGACGTAAAAACACCACTTTTCTGACAGATACCTATGGGCTTACTAACCCTGTCTATTATTCCCGTATTGCCAATCCTTATTTCGAACCATTCGACAATAATAACAATTACCTGTATGATTACGATGTCGTAACAGGTAGCATACCCGATCTTTTACAAGGATATAATATTCTGGAAGAACGTGAAAATACCAGTAATAAATCAGTTACTACCGCTATTAATAGTATTTTCGATATAGAACTTCGCTTTAACGACCAGTGGAAAGTTACTTCACAAGTCGGTGTACAATGGGATCAACTATCCCGGGAAGAATATGCCGGTACTAACAGTTTCAATCTGCGTAACCAACGTGAAAACTCTGCATATTACAAAGGAAACGACCGTATATATCTCATACCGGAAGGCGGGATGCTCAAATCGACCAATTCTACGACTTCCCAAATTACATGGAAAGTTCAGGGTGAATACAAGAACACATTCAATGACATCCACAATATACAAATAATGGCGGGATCAGAAATCCGTAAAAATTGGTACGAAAATCAAGCATCTACCGGATATGGATATGACCCAAAAACATTAACGTTCAAAAACCTAGAATTCAGAGATTCCAAACAAGCCAATGAATGGAAATTAAAGACCAAAAGTTTTAAGGAAAATGCTTTTGCGTCTTTCTACGCCAATGGTTCTTACACACTGATGGATTGCTACACTCTGGGAGGTAGCGTCCGCATGGATGGCTCCGATCTCTTCGGTGTAGATAAAAAATATCGTTATTTACCTATTTACTCAGTCAGTGGACTGTGGCGTATCTCAAACGAACCGTTAATTAATCAGTTCAAATGGATTGATAACCTTGCTCTCCGTTTGTCTTATGGTTTACAAGGGAACATTGACAAAAACACTTCACCCTTTATCGTTGGTACTTATGGAAATATAAGTATCTTGCCCGGTTCAAATGAAGAGAGCATCACTATCAATAGTGCTCCGAACAGTAAATTACGCTGGGAAAAAACAGCCTCTTATAATACCGGAATAGATTTCTCTGTATTTAATCAGGCTATCAACCTAAGTGTAGACTATTATTACAGAAAAGGCACCGATCTCATTGGTAACAAAATGCTACCATTGGAAAATGGATTTACCAGTATGGCTGTCAACTGGGCAAGTATGAAGAATCAAGGTATCGAAATAAACTTGCAAACACGTAACATTGCAACTAAAGATTTCTCATGGTATACTTCATTTAACTTTGCATACAACAAAAATAAGGTTTTGAAAGTGATGACTGAAAAGGATCAAGTAACTCCAAGTCTGGAAGGGTATCCGGTTGGCGCTATTTTCACCCTAAAAACCAAAGGGATAAAATCAGAGACAGGACAGATATACATTGAAAATAAAGATGGAGAAGCTGTCACTATTGAGGAGCTATTCCAAATGGCAGACAAAGGAAATTTAGACGGAGAATACAGCATTGGCGTAGATAAAGAAACAGAGAGAGGTTTTTATAGTTATGCCGGAACGTCCGATGCTCCCTACACCGGAGGATTCATGAATACATTTAATTACCGTAACTGGGAACTGAACTTAAATTTCTCCTATAACTTAGGTGCACATGTAAAAACAGATCCTACTTATTACATAGCAGATCCCGATCCGGGACGCAATATGAATAGAGATATATTGGATAGATGGACGCCAGAAAATAAAAACGGAAAGTTTCCTGCATTAACTAGCCTAAATACTAATCCGGCTGACTATTATTTATTCAGCACTCGGAGAGATCTCTACAAATCGCTGGATATATGGGTCAAAAAGTTAAGTTACATACGTTTACAGAACATACGCCTGGCCTATCATTTTCCTTCCGAGTGGCTGCATAAACTAAACATCGGTGGAGCAACTGTAGGTTTGGAAGCACGAAATCTCTTTGTTTTTGGTTCCAGTTACAAAAACTACATGGATCCGGAGTCAATGAGCAATCTTTATTCAACGCCGGTTCCTAAATCAGTTACTTTCAATCTAAGTCTTAACTTTTAA
- a CDS encoding RagB/SusD family nutrient uptake outer membrane protein, giving the protein MIKKIYFIMVVIGSILLSSCDSYLDIQPVGQVIPTTLTEYRALLTTAYGLKLIDKSVTEFRTDIAMVTDNSNSQNFYSEIEKWNDMSPKDGTREFGWAVYYSVIYYANAIIANKDNIKEGSQEDIDQLVGEAYLLRGYMHFILANLYGQPYTKEGAPETKSIPIKWDLDLEVVLPRNTVKEVYTAILSDIESARGLMHQKEWEAVYAYRFSTLSVDAMESRVRLYMGNWKEAYDAAERILVQKSTLEDLNDPEAKLPNNYTSAEMITAYEFFNDDVTSASILIPAFMEKYDANKDLRRNKYYSLSGDKYISKKSGKAEHNCTFRTGEIYLNAAEAAAQMNKLPEARTRLLQLMEKRYTPEGYAEKKKAVDAMNQADLIKEILEERALELAFEGHRWFDLRRTTRPRIEKVLNGQAYLLEQDDSRYTLRIPQSAIAANPGLLN; this is encoded by the coding sequence ATGATCAAAAAAATATATTTCATAATGGTTGTCATAGGAAGCATCCTGCTATCTTCATGTGACAGCTACCTGGATATTCAACCTGTAGGACAAGTAATCCCTACTACACTAACAGAATATCGTGCTTTACTGACTACCGCTTACGGACTAAAACTCATCGACAAATCCGTCACTGAATTTCGCACAGACATAGCTATGGTAACAGATAACAGTAATTCTCAAAATTTCTACTCAGAGATTGAAAAGTGGAATGATATGAGTCCCAAAGATGGAACCCGGGAATTTGGCTGGGCAGTATATTATAGTGTGATTTATTATGCAAATGCTATAATAGCAAATAAAGATAATATAAAAGAAGGCAGTCAGGAAGACATTGATCAACTCGTTGGAGAAGCTTATTTATTAAGAGGTTACATGCACTTTATTCTTGCTAACCTATATGGACAACCTTATACTAAAGAGGGAGCACCAGAGACCAAATCCATTCCCATAAAATGGGACCTTGATCTAGAAGTGGTACTGCCACGAAACACCGTAAAAGAGGTCTATACTGCTATTCTATCCGACATAGAATCGGCCCGCGGCTTAATGCATCAAAAAGAATGGGAAGCCGTATATGCTTACCGCTTCTCCACCCTATCTGTGGATGCAATGGAATCACGTGTACGCCTGTACATGGGAAACTGGAAAGAAGCCTATGATGCGGCAGAACGCATATTAGTTCAAAAATCCACATTAGAAGACCTCAATGATCCGGAAGCCAAACTTCCCAATAATTATACATCAGCAGAAATGATTACTGCTTATGAGTTTTTCAATGATGACGTTACTTCAGCATCCATATTGATACCTGCGTTCATGGAAAAATATGATGCTAATAAGGATCTCCGCCGGAACAAATACTATAGTTTAAGTGGAGATAAGTACATCTCGAAAAAAAGCGGAAAAGCAGAGCATAACTGTACTTTCCGTACAGGAGAAATTTATTTGAACGCTGCCGAAGCAGCTGCACAAATGAATAAATTGCCCGAAGCTCGTACCCGCCTGCTACAATTGATGGAAAAGCGATACACTCCGGAAGGTTATGCAGAAAAGAAAAAAGCTGTGGACGCTATGAATCAAGCAGATTTAATTAAAGAAATTCTGGAAGAACGGGCTCTTGAACTTGCTTTCGAAGGTCATCGTTGGTTCGATCTACGTCGTACCACCCGTCCACGAATTGAAAAAGTGTTGAACGGACAAGCTTATCTATTAGAACAAGATGATTCACGTTATACACTACGCATTCCACAAAGTGCTATTGCTGCAAATCCGGGTTTATTAAATTGA
- the ald gene encoding alanine dehydrogenase, translated as MIIGVPKEIKNNENRVGMTPSGVAEVVKQGHQVYIQHTAGINSGFPDEAYLSVGAQVLPTIEDVYATADMIVKVKEPIAPEYHLIRKGQLLFTYFHFASDKELTLAMIDNKSICLAYETVEKEDHSLPLLIPMSEVAGRMSIQEGARFLEKPQGGKGILLGGVPGVKPAKVLILGGGIVGSNAAQMAAGMGADVTVADINLSRLRYLSETLPKNVKTLYASELRIKKELPDVDLVIGSVLIPGDKAPHLITRNILAMMQPGTVLVDVAIDQGGCFETSHPTTHSAPTYVIDGIVHYAVANIPGAVPYTSTLALTNATLPYVIALANKGWKKACKDDPALALGLNVVEGKVVYKAVADVFDLKYENINL; from the coding sequence ATGATCATCGGAGTACCCAAAGAAATCAAGAACAACGAGAACCGGGTAGGCATGACACCTTCCGGAGTTGCCGAAGTTGTGAAGCAAGGTCACCAAGTATATATCCAGCATACGGCAGGTATCAATAGTGGTTTTCCGGATGAAGCATATCTGTCTGTCGGTGCACAGGTGCTTCCGACAATAGAAGATGTCTATGCCACAGCAGATATGATTGTAAAGGTTAAAGAGCCTATCGCGCCCGAATACCATCTGATCAGAAAAGGACAGTTATTGTTCACTTACTTCCATTTTGCTTCCGATAAGGAACTGACTCTTGCCATGATTGACAATAAGTCGATCTGTCTGGCATACGAAACTGTAGAAAAGGAAGACCATTCATTACCCCTGCTTATCCCTATGAGTGAGGTAGCCGGACGCATGTCCATTCAGGAAGGAGCACGCTTTTTGGAAAAGCCGCAAGGAGGAAAAGGTATCCTTCTGGGAGGAGTCCCCGGTGTAAAGCCTGCCAAAGTATTGATTCTCGGAGGCGGTATTGTCGGAAGTAATGCAGCGCAGATGGCTGCGGGAATGGGTGCGGATGTTACAGTTGCAGATATTAATCTGTCACGCCTGCGCTATCTCAGCGAGACATTACCGAAAAATGTCAAGACGCTGTACGCATCCGAATTAAGGATAAAAAAGGAATTGCCGGATGTTGATCTGGTCATCGGTTCCGTGCTGATTCCGGGGGATAAAGCGCCTCATCTGATTACCCGAAATATACTTGCAATGATGCAGCCCGGTACGGTACTTGTGGATGTAGCGATAGATCAGGGAGGATGTTTCGAAACGTCACACCCCACGACCCACAGTGCACCTACCTATGTGATAGACGGTATCGTTCATTATGCCGTAGCCAATATTCCGGGAGCTGTACCTTATACTTCTACGCTGGCTTTGACCAATGCTACTCTCCCTTATGTCATTGCTTTAGCAAATAAAGGATGGAAAAAAGCTTGTAAAGACGACCCGGCACTAGCACTCGGCTTGAATGTAGTGGAAGGAAAAGTGGTATATAAAGCAGTAGCGGATGTATTCGATCTAAAATATGAAAATATAAACCTATAA
- a CDS encoding NAD(P)H-dependent flavin oxidoreductase, producing MNRITSLFGIQYPIIQGGMVWCSGWRLASAVSNAGGLGLLGAGSMHPETLREHIRKCRAATDRPFGVNIPLMYPQIEEIMAIVAEEGVKIVFTSAGNPKAWTGWLHERGIIVAHVVSSSRFAMKCEEAGVDAVVAEGFEAGGHNGREETTTFCLIPAVRSATTLPLIAAGGIGTGEGIFAAMVLGAEGVQIGTRFALTDESSASPVFKEYCLGLGEGDTKLLLKKLAPTRLVRNNFRDAVERAEDGGASAEELRTLLGRGRAKKGIFEGDLEEGELEIGQVSAIVSRQQSVAEVMNELVEAMQRAAEKKYW from the coding sequence ATGAACAGAATTACTTCTCTTTTCGGTATTCAGTATCCTATTATTCAAGGTGGCATGGTGTGGTGTAGCGGTTGGCGTCTCGCTTCCGCAGTAAGTAATGCGGGAGGATTGGGACTGCTTGGCGCAGGCTCTATGCATCCGGAGACTCTTCGTGAACATATCCGGAAATGCCGTGCGGCTACAGACCGTCCCTTTGGAGTCAATATTCCCTTGATGTATCCTCAGATTGAAGAAATCATGGCGATTGTTGCCGAAGAGGGCGTCAAGATCGTTTTCACTTCTGCCGGAAATCCTAAAGCATGGACCGGATGGCTGCACGAACGTGGTATTATCGTAGCTCATGTCGTTTCCTCTTCCCGTTTCGCGATGAAATGTGAAGAGGCGGGAGTAGATGCGGTAGTCGCTGAAGGTTTCGAAGCCGGCGGACATAACGGGCGTGAAGAAACTACCACTTTCTGCTTGATTCCTGCGGTACGTAGTGCGACCACTTTGCCTTTGATCGCTGCAGGAGGTATCGGTACGGGAGAAGGTATCTTTGCTGCCATGGTGCTGGGAGCAGAAGGGGTACAAATCGGTACTCGCTTTGCGTTGACGGATGAAAGTTCAGCCAGCCCGGTCTTCAAAGAATATTGTCTGGGTTTGGGAGAAGGAGATACTAAATTATTATTGAAGAAACTGGCTCCGACACGTTTAGTGCGGAATAATTTCCGGGATGCTGTGGAGAGGGCTGAGGATGGCGGTGCTTCTGCCGAAGAATTGCGGACTCTTCTTGGGAGAGGTCGTGCGAAGAAAGGTATCTTTGAAGGGGATCTGGAAGAAGGCGAACTGGAGATAGGGCAGGTGTCGGCTATTGTTTCCCGTCAGCAGTCAGTAGCGGAAGTCATGAATGAATTGGTGGAGGCTATGCAGCGGGCAGCGGAGAAGAAATATTGGTAA
- a CDS encoding DUF4858 domain-containing protein → MTLCLTALLVHAQEWTKEDSLRLRKLLDSDQELNLNQDAVRQIDFGSAVGTPRMSVEKKWMLPDESLPEALPKPKVVLSLMPYKANTPYNWDPVFQKKIRMDKNTWRGDPHYEMRHQRSYSNWAHNPMAGGVRKSLEEIRASGVRFRQLSERANGMMVNSVVMDSPIPLFGGSGVYINGGTIGGLDLMAVFTKNFWDKKGKERRERTLEVLRTYGDSTTVLINRPIEQIAR, encoded by the coding sequence ATGACACTGTGCCTGACAGCTTTGCTTGTACATGCGCAGGAATGGACGAAGGAGGATTCCTTGCGTCTGAGAAAGTTGCTGGACAGTGATCAGGAGCTGAATTTGAATCAGGATGCAGTCAGGCAGATTGATTTCGGCAGCGCTGTCGGTACTCCCCGCATGTCGGTGGAAAAGAAGTGGATGCTGCCCGATGAGTCGCTTCCCGAAGCATTGCCTAAACCGAAAGTGGTATTGAGTCTGATGCCCTATAAGGCAAATACTCCTTATAATTGGGACCCCGTTTTTCAGAAGAAAATAAGAATGGATAAGAATACCTGGCGTGGAGATCCGCATTACGAAATGCGTCATCAAAGGTCGTACAGCAACTGGGCGCATAATCCGATGGCGGGAGGAGTCCGCAAATCATTGGAGGAGATACGGGCGAGCGGGGTACGTTTCCGTCAGTTGAGCGAGCGGGCGAATGGAATGATGGTTAATTCGGTAGTGATGGATAGTCCGATTCCTTTGTTTGGAGGCAGCGGCGTGTACATCAATGGAGGAACTATCGGAGGACTTGATCTGATGGCGGTTTTTACCAAAAACTTCTGGGATAAAAAAGGAAAAGAACGTCGGGAGCGTACGTTGGAAGTGTTGAGAACCTATGGCGATTCGACGACTGTACTGATCAATCGCCCCATTGAACAGATTGCCCGCTGA
- a CDS encoding DUF4943 family protein, which produces MKKTLMMLWMAVSLMVSLVGCSSEEMDYENPDVTVFVKQLKAGTYNMKNEKGVVEVPHFTEEDIPELLKYAEDLTIIPSFPSVYNTNNGKIRLGECMLWVIESIRQGTAPSLGCRMVLANAENYEAIYFLTDDEVLDAAACYRRWWEGRKYPKTTWTIDPCYDEPLCGSGYRWW; this is translated from the coding sequence ATGAAAAAAACACTTATGATGCTGTGGATGGCTGTTAGCCTGATGGTATCCCTGGTGGGATGCAGCAGCGAAGAAATGGACTATGAGAATCCCGATGTAACCGTTTTTGTGAAACAGCTGAAAGCGGGTACCTATAATATGAAGAATGAAAAAGGGGTCGTGGAAGTTCCTCATTTCACTGAAGAGGACATTCCCGAACTATTGAAATATGCGGAAGATCTGACTATTATTCCTTCTTTCCCGTCAGTCTACAATACGAATAACGGTAAAATCCGTTTAGGTGAATGTATGCTTTGGGTGATAGAATCGATCCGTCAGGGAACAGCCCCGTCGTTAGGTTGCAGGATGGTACTGGCGAATGCCGAAAATTACGAAGCCATCTATTTCCTGACCGACGACGAAGTGCTCGACGCGGCAGCCTGCTATCGTCGATGGTGGGAAGGGCGGAAATATCCGAAGACGACCTGGACGATTGATCCGTGCTACGACGAGCCGCTTTGTGGCTCAGGATACCGATGGTGGTAA